One part of the Sphingobium yanoikuyae genome encodes these proteins:
- the purM gene encoding phosphoribosylformylglycinamidine cyclo-ligase, with amino-acid sequence MSDNESYSYAKAGVDIAAGNALVRAIAPLAKATRRPGADAELGGFGGFFDLKAAGYDDPLLVAANDGVGTKLKLAIDHDRHDGVGIDLVAMCANDLIVQGAEPLFFLDYYATGKLESGVAERVIAGIAEGCRQAGCALIGGETAEMPGMYSDGDYDLAGFCVGAVERSKALTGNKVKAGDVLIGLASSGVHSNGFSLVRRLAADKGWKLDRPALFDNEVLLIDALMAPTKIYVKSLLPLVRAGMINALAHITGGGLLENIPRVLPEGTHAIVDADAWEQPRLMAFLQAQGNIEPEEMARTFNCGIGMILAVDEAHVAGVTQALEDAGETVFRVGTVSEGDKGCTVKGSAETWSAKADWSATHLG; translated from the coding sequence ATGAGCGACAACGAATCCTACAGCTACGCCAAGGCTGGCGTCGACATCGCCGCGGGCAACGCCCTTGTCCGTGCCATCGCCCCCCTGGCCAAGGCCACCCGTCGCCCCGGCGCGGACGCCGAACTGGGCGGTTTCGGCGGCTTTTTCGACCTGAAGGCGGCGGGCTATGACGACCCGTTGCTGGTCGCCGCCAATGATGGCGTCGGCACCAAGCTGAAGCTGGCGATCGACCATGACCGCCATGACGGCGTGGGCATCGATCTCGTTGCCATGTGCGCCAACGACCTGATCGTGCAGGGCGCCGAGCCGCTCTTCTTCCTCGACTATTATGCCACCGGCAAGCTGGAGTCGGGCGTCGCCGAACGCGTCATCGCCGGCATCGCCGAGGGCTGCCGCCAGGCCGGCTGCGCGCTGATCGGTGGCGAGACCGCCGAAATGCCCGGCATGTACAGCGACGGCGACTATGACCTGGCCGGCTTCTGCGTCGGTGCGGTGGAACGCTCCAAGGCGCTGACCGGCAACAAGGTGAAGGCTGGCGACGTCCTGATCGGCCTCGCCTCCTCGGGCGTCCACTCCAACGGTTTCTCGCTGGTCCGCCGCCTTGCCGCCGACAAGGGCTGGAAGCTCGATCGCCCGGCGCTGTTCGACAATGAAGTGCTGCTGATCGACGCGCTGATGGCGCCCACGAAGATCTACGTGAAGAGCCTGCTGCCGCTGGTCCGCGCCGGCATGATCAACGCGCTGGCTCACATCACCGGCGGCGGCCTGCTGGAAAATATCCCGCGCGTCCTGCCCGAAGGCACCCATGCCATAGTCGACGCCGACGCCTGGGAACAGCCGCGCCTGATGGCCTTCCTCCAGGCGCAGGGCAATATCGAGCCTGAAGAGATGGCGCGCACCTTCAACTGCGGCATCGGCATGATCCTGGCCGTGGACGAGGCGCATGTCGCCGGCGTCACCCAGGCGCTAGAGGATGCGGGCGAAACCGTGTTCCGCGTCGGCACCGTCAGCGAAGGCGACAAGGGCTGCACCGTCAAGGGCAGCGCCGAAACCTGGAGCGCAAAGGCCGACTGGTCGGCCACGCATCTGGGCTGA
- the purN gene encoding phosphoribosylglycinamide formyltransferase: MTKAKIGVLISGRGSNMAALLYAAKAADCPYEIVLVAANDPEAPGLALAAAEGIATFGQSHKGLKRAEFDAVIDAQLRAAGVQYVALAGYMRLLSPEFVSGWEDRMLNIHPSLLPKYKGLDTHQRAIDAGDSHAGCSVHIVTAELDDGPVLGQTPVAILPGDTADSLAGRILIAEHQLYSRTLADFVTRERQPDWLLNKVREAALALPQADEIVSHGMPCFGIVKGKKFAYFTRDHHGDGIIAVLVKTTAPEEQATLIEADPDRYYRPAYFGNDWVGIRLDLGDTDWDHIADRLHASWRQIAPRKLLGLMDIADQF; the protein is encoded by the coding sequence ATGACCAAAGCAAAGATCGGCGTCCTGATTTCTGGTCGCGGCTCCAACATGGCGGCTTTGCTCTACGCGGCGAAGGCCGCGGACTGCCCCTATGAGATCGTGCTGGTCGCCGCCAACGACCCGGAAGCCCCCGGCCTGGCGCTTGCCGCGGCCGAGGGCATCGCCACCTTCGGCCAGAGCCACAAGGGGCTAAAGCGCGCGGAGTTCGACGCGGTGATCGACGCGCAGCTGCGTGCCGCGGGCGTCCAATATGTCGCGCTGGCCGGCTATATGCGGCTTTTGTCGCCCGAATTCGTGTCCGGCTGGGAAGACCGGATGCTCAACATCCATCCCAGCCTGCTGCCCAAATATAAGGGCCTCGACACCCACCAGCGCGCGATCGATGCGGGCGACAGCCATGCCGGCTGTTCGGTCCATATCGTCACCGCCGAACTGGACGATGGCCCGGTGCTGGGCCAGACCCCGGTGGCGATCCTGCCCGGCGACACGGCCGACAGCCTGGCCGGGCGCATCCTGATCGCCGAACATCAGCTCTATTCGCGCACGCTCGCGGATTTCGTCACCCGTGAGCGCCAGCCCGACTGGCTGCTGAACAAGGTGCGTGAAGCCGCGCTGGCGCTGCCGCAGGCGGACGAGATCGTGTCGCATGGCATGCCCTGCTTCGGCATCGTCAAGGGCAAGAAATTCGCCTATTTCACCCGCGACCATCATGGCGACGGCATCATCGCCGTGCTGGTGAAGACCACCGCGCCCGAGGAACAGGCAACCCTGATCGAAGCCGACCCGGATCGCTATTACCGCCCCGCCTATTTCGGCAATGACTGGGTCGGCATCCGCCTCGACCTGGGCGACACCGACTGGGACCATATCGCCGACCGCCTCCACGCCAGCTGGCGCCAGATCGCGCCGCGCAAGTTGCTGGGCCTGATGGATATCGCCGACCAGTTCTGA
- a CDS encoding MipA/OmpV family protein, with amino-acid sequence MKSTIARWSMTLLAMGAAAQVAVKAQDLSSSRQSVGQPSKDRIVIGLGAAVTPVYQGADDYRVLPLPAIDIVEGRFFANFRNGVGLNLVDDRALTIGAGVTPMPGYRRRDVPTGVDRLSWGVGGRVFANLTGGGVVATLGATQGITGSTGGFIADASLSYPVILNPKVIITPSIATSFADGKHMDGYFGVNAREAAASGLDQYRGKAGFKDVSALLNIVYRLDSRWSVTGSVGATSLLGRVKDSPLVEHATRPNGFLALAYRF; translated from the coding sequence ATGAAATCGACGATAGCCCGATGGAGCATGACGCTCCTCGCCATGGGCGCAGCCGCGCAGGTGGCAGTCAAGGCGCAGGATCTCAGCAGTTCGCGCCAGTCGGTGGGGCAGCCGAGCAAGGACCGGATCGTCATCGGCCTGGGTGCGGCGGTGACGCCGGTCTATCAGGGCGCCGACGATTATCGCGTGCTGCCGCTGCCCGCGATCGACATTGTCGAGGGGCGCTTCTTCGCCAATTTCCGCAATGGCGTGGGGCTCAATCTGGTCGATGACCGGGCGCTGACCATCGGTGCTGGCGTCACCCCGATGCCCGGCTATCGCCGGCGCGACGTGCCCACGGGCGTCGATCGGCTGTCCTGGGGCGTGGGCGGGCGGGTATTCGCCAATCTGACCGGCGGCGGCGTGGTGGCGACGCTGGGCGCGACGCAGGGCATTACGGGCAGCACCGGCGGCTTCATTGCTGACGCCAGCCTCTCCTATCCGGTCATCCTCAATCCGAAGGTCATCATCACCCCCTCGATCGCCACCAGCTTTGCCGACGGCAAGCATATGGATGGCTATTTCGGGGTGAATGCGCGGGAGGCGGCAGCGTCCGGACTGGACCAATATCGCGGCAAGGCAGGGTTCAAGGATGTCTCGGCGCTGCTCAACATCGTCTATCGGCTCGACAGCCGCTGGAGCGTGACCGGATCGGTCGGGGCGACCAGTCTGCTCGGCCGGGTCAAGGACAGCCCGCTGGTCGAGCATGCGACGCGGCCAAACGGCTTTCTGGCGCTCGCCTACCGGTTCTGA